In Prosthecobacter fusiformis, one genomic interval encodes:
- a CDS encoding N-acetylmuramoyl-L-alanine amidase-like domain-containing protein, producing MTRRTLLHTLATCSLPGLLPAGQHLPQNLTFIGEKKFHRLIDRALREDWRSLPIGQRITRAALAMEGTPYVGYTLEIHDHIESPSANFDGQDCWTFFEIALGIARMLAIKKDRYTPADLLHQIEITRYRSGTCHGSYLDRIHYLDEWFTDNQKRGHLKNITASLGPTVPLEGRRIDEMTVLWKSYRYLKHNPDLRPGMAEIEARLQRQPFHYLPKTAVRAIEPRLQNGDIIGIVTHKPHVYCSHVGLAVRSADGVLHFMHASYTHKRVLVDKSLSAYLASFESHAGIVVARPLE from the coding sequence ATGACCCGCCGCACCCTCCTCCACACCCTCGCCACCTGCTCCCTGCCCGGCCTCCTCCCCGCTGGCCAGCACCTCCCGCAAAACCTCACCTTCATTGGCGAAAAAAAATTCCACCGCCTCATCGACCGCGCCCTCCGTGAAGACTGGCGCAGCCTCCCTATCGGCCAGCGCATCACCCGCGCCGCCCTCGCCATGGAGGGCACCCCCTACGTTGGCTACACCCTGGAGATCCACGACCACATCGAATCCCCCTCCGCCAACTTCGACGGCCAGGACTGCTGGACCTTTTTCGAGATCGCCCTCGGCATCGCCCGCATGCTCGCCATCAAAAAAGACCGTTACACCCCTGCCGACCTCCTCCACCAGATCGAAATCACCCGCTACCGCAGCGGCACCTGCCACGGCAGCTACCTCGACCGCATCCACTACCTGGACGAATGGTTCACCGACAACCAAAAACGAGGCCACCTCAAAAACATCACTGCCAGCCTCGGCCCCACCGTCCCCCTCGAAGGCCGCCGCATCGATGAAATGACCGTCCTCTGGAAAAGCTACCGCTACCTCAAACACAACCCCGACCTCCGCCCAGGCATGGCCGAGATCGAAGCCCGCCTCCAGCGCCAGCCCTTCCATTACCTCCCCAAAACCGCCGTCCGCGCCATCGAGCCCCGCCTCCAAAATGGCGACATCATTGGCATCGTCACCCACAAGCCCCACGTCTATTGCAGCCACGTCGGCCTCGCCGTCCGCAGCGCCGATGGCGTCCTCCACTTCATGCACGCCTCCTACACCCACAAACGCGTCTTGGTGGATAAATCCCTCTCCGCCTACCTCGCCAGCTTCGAAAGCCATGCCGGAATCGTAGTAGCGCGCCCCCTTGAATGA
- a CDS encoding aldose epimerase family protein, whose translation MLRCALFAAALAFMSLSLPAAATVTTQSWGKTAAGEDVELFTLTNEGGMEVRVMTYGGILVSVKVPDKAGAMADVVLGFDTLEPYLGKHPHFGCITGRYANRIGGAEFEIDGVTYEVTANSGKNHIHGGRDAFDKKVWRGVVLEGGDAVALTYTSADGEEGFPGKLDCTVTYRLTKENELAIEYQAVTDKPTVVNLTNHSYFNLAGEGSGDVLGHELMIPAETYTATDDALIPTGEIESVLETPLDFTVPQLIGSRIGVNFKPLVQGKGYDHNYVLEGAGLKLAARVREPASGRVMEVRTTDPAVQLYTGNHLKAVMGKGGHVYESRHGFCLETQKYPDSPNKPQFPSAVVRPGEPYVHTTIFKFSAE comes from the coding sequence ATGTTACGCTGCGCCCTGTTCGCTGCTGCACTCGCCTTTATGAGTTTATCGCTGCCTGCTGCTGCTACTGTCACCACCCAGAGCTGGGGAAAGACGGCTGCGGGGGAGGATGTGGAGCTATTTACGCTGACGAATGAGGGGGGAATGGAGGTGCGGGTGATGACGTATGGGGGCATCCTGGTTTCTGTAAAGGTGCCGGACAAGGCGGGGGCGATGGCGGATGTGGTGCTGGGGTTTGACACGCTGGAGCCCTACCTAGGGAAGCATCCGCACTTCGGCTGCATCACGGGCCGGTATGCGAACCGCATCGGCGGGGCGGAGTTCGAGATCGACGGGGTGACGTATGAGGTGACGGCGAATTCGGGTAAAAACCACATTCACGGGGGGCGGGATGCGTTTGATAAGAAGGTGTGGCGCGGGGTGGTGCTGGAGGGCGGGGATGCGGTGGCGCTCACCTATACGAGTGCGGATGGTGAGGAGGGATTTCCCGGCAAGCTGGACTGTACGGTGACGTATCGCCTGACGAAGGAGAATGAGCTGGCCATCGAATACCAAGCGGTGACGGATAAGCCGACAGTGGTGAATCTGACGAACCACAGTTACTTCAATCTGGCGGGGGAGGGGAGCGGGGATGTGCTGGGGCATGAGCTGATGATCCCGGCGGAGACTTATACGGCGACGGATGATGCGCTGATCCCGACGGGGGAGATCGAGAGTGTGCTGGAGACGCCGCTGGATTTTACGGTGCCGCAGCTCATCGGCAGCCGCATCGGGGTGAACTTCAAGCCGCTGGTGCAGGGGAAGGGGTATGACCACAACTATGTGCTGGAGGGTGCGGGCCTGAAGCTGGCGGCGCGGGTGCGGGAGCCTGCCAGCGGGCGGGTGATGGAGGTGCGGACGACGGACCCTGCTGTGCAGCTTTATACGGGGAATCACCTGAAGGCCGTGATGGGCAAGGGTGGCCACGTTTATGAGTCCCGCCATGGATTCTGCCTGGAGACGCAAAAGTATCCGGACAGCCCGAATAAGCCACAGTTTCCCTCCGCCGTGGTGCGGCCTGGGGAGCCTTACGTGCATACGACGATCTTTAAATTTTCTGCTGAGTGA
- a CDS encoding PP2C family protein-serine/threonine phosphatase, with protein sequence MIPVDIPPAFVQEQDFAARQYKGRRDNQEDYYAFADAAELTEAPLETLLLVVGDGLGAHAGGSVASYLAVNAFVRAFHEHPGDASWRLRTALDTANETLGYITERMPSVAPPMGTTMLSVLVSRKEVQWISVGDSPLFLYRRGNLTRLNADHSLTPMLDAQVKAGTMTEDEAAHHPGRHTLQSALMGQPMALIDFAADPIKLLQDDIIIAASDGIFTLSEKALVELLHFGKNTTADKIADAIIFAIRRINFDRQDNTTVGVVKVP encoded by the coding sequence TTGATCCCTGTTGATATTCCTCCGGCTTTTGTGCAGGAGCAGGATTTTGCCGCGCGCCAGTATAAGGGGCGGCGGGATAATCAGGAGGATTATTATGCGTTCGCGGATGCGGCGGAGCTGACGGAGGCACCTTTGGAGACGCTGCTGCTGGTGGTGGGGGATGGGCTGGGGGCGCATGCGGGCGGCAGTGTGGCCAGCTACCTGGCGGTGAATGCCTTTGTGCGTGCTTTTCATGAGCACCCGGGGGATGCGAGCTGGCGGCTGCGGACGGCGCTGGATACGGCGAATGAGACGCTGGGCTACATCACGGAGCGGATGCCTTCGGTGGCGCCGCCGATGGGGACGACGATGCTGTCTGTGCTGGTGAGCCGCAAGGAGGTGCAGTGGATCAGTGTGGGGGATTCCCCGCTGTTTTTATACCGGCGGGGAAATCTGACGCGGCTGAATGCGGACCATTCCCTGACGCCGATGCTGGATGCGCAGGTGAAGGCGGGTACGATGACGGAGGATGAGGCGGCGCATCACCCGGGGCGGCATACTTTACAGAGTGCGCTGATGGGGCAGCCGATGGCGCTGATCGATTTCGCGGCGGATCCGATCAAGCTGCTGCAGGATGACATCATCATCGCGGCGAGTGACGGGATTTTTACGCTGAGTGAAAAGGCGCTGGTGGAGTTGCTCCACTTCGGGAAGAACACGACGGCGGATAAAATCGCGGATGCGATTATCTTTGCGATCCGGCGGATCAATTTCGACCGTCAGGACAATACGACGGTGGGGGTGGTGAAGGTGCCTTGA
- the tsaB gene encoding tRNA (adenosine(37)-N6)-threonylcarbamoyltransferase complex dimerization subunit type 1 TsaB, which translates to MSHPRTVLALDLSSTRGVIAVLRDGTLLFEAAFTAERSHNAQVFPPLSQALDAIGAEPALIVIGTGPGSYTGVRIAIAAAQGIALSRGWPLIGWPSIATAPVDTYHILGDARRGMYYTAAVTHHSLGPIQIIDAETALTLTTTGGPWYSFDSKVPLSLPQVTLVPPDAHALARIAAALPPQDIPPLTRLPLEPVYLQEAFITTPKKTGKKVPQA; encoded by the coding sequence ATGAGCCACCCCCGCACCGTCCTCGCCCTCGACCTCTCCTCCACCCGTGGAGTCATCGCAGTCCTGCGGGATGGCACCCTCCTCTTTGAAGCCGCCTTCACTGCCGAGCGCTCCCACAACGCCCAAGTCTTCCCCCCCCTCAGCCAGGCGCTCGATGCCATCGGCGCAGAGCCCGCCCTCATCGTCATCGGCACCGGCCCCGGCTCCTACACCGGCGTCCGCATCGCCATCGCCGCCGCCCAGGGCATCGCCCTATCGCGCGGCTGGCCCCTCATCGGCTGGCCCTCCATCGCCACCGCCCCCGTGGATACCTATCACATCCTCGGCGATGCCCGGCGCGGCATGTACTACACCGCCGCCGTGACGCATCATTCGTTAGGCCCCATCCAGATCATCGATGCCGAAACCGCCCTCACCCTCACCACCACCGGCGGCCCATGGTACAGCTTCGATAGCAAAGTCCCCCTCTCCCTCCCCCAAGTCACCCTCGTCCCGCCCGATGCCCACGCCCTCGCCCGCATCGCCGCCGCCCTCCCCCCTCAGGACATCCCCCCCCTCACCCGCCTCCCCCTGGAACCCGTTTACCTCCAAGAAGCCTTCATCACCACCCCCAAAAAAACCGGCAAAAAAGTCCCCCAAGCCTAA
- the tsaE gene encoding tRNA (adenosine(37)-N6)-threonylcarbamoyltransferase complex ATPase subunit type 1 TsaE, producing the protein MPAPVLLHTPEATLEWGRELAQTLAPGSIIALCGHLGAGKTQVTKGIVSGLGSTAAVTSPTFTLVHEYLDGRIPIFHFDLYRMDSPQQVLSVGWDDILDEPGIVIVEWADLFPDLLPPHTRWFQFTSLPTGVRQVMEGPLTAS; encoded by the coding sequence ATGCCCGCCCCCGTCCTCCTGCACACCCCTGAAGCCACCCTGGAATGGGGCCGCGAACTGGCGCAGACCCTCGCCCCCGGCAGCATCATCGCCCTCTGCGGCCACCTCGGCGCAGGCAAAACCCAGGTCACCAAAGGCATCGTCAGCGGCCTCGGCTCCACCGCCGCCGTCACCAGCCCCACCTTCACCCTCGTCCATGAATACCTGGACGGCCGCATCCCCATCTTCCACTTCGACCTCTACCGCATGGACAGCCCCCAGCAGGTCCTCAGCGTCGGCTGGGATGACATCCTGGATGAACCCGGCATCGTCATCGTCGAATGGGCAGACCTCTTTCCCGACCTCCTGCCGCCGCACACCCGCTGGTTTCAATTCACAAGCTTGCCCACCGGCGTCCGGCAGGTGATGGAAGGCCCCCTCACCGCATCATGA
- a CDS encoding thiamine-phosphate kinase, with the protein METLADIGEDELIRRLVRGLKQDASVIAGPGDDCAVVKGSRDLLLLKTDTVVEGVHFTPDTPGRLVGRKAMARVISDFAAMAATPRHALITLIAPPQTAVKRVLEVYAGLRAMAESFGVNIVGGETSTGSQLILTVSMTGTAPNQKWVSRNRARAGDALYVTGRLGGSIRGRHLRFHPRMQEAHWISRHLPVHAMMDISDGLAKDLPRLAAASGLGFSVDLPSLPRSPGCTPEQAWGDGEDYELLLAISARTPRKQLAAWHTAFPKLPLTRIGTLVEKHAAPLATPGGWEHFR; encoded by the coding sequence ATGGAAACCCTGGCAGACATCGGTGAAGACGAGCTCATCCGGCGTCTCGTTCGCGGGTTGAAGCAGGATGCCAGCGTCATCGCCGGTCCTGGCGATGACTGCGCCGTGGTGAAAGGCAGCCGGGACCTCCTGCTGCTGAAAACGGATACCGTGGTGGAAGGCGTACACTTCACCCCAGACACCCCCGGCAGGCTCGTCGGGCGCAAGGCCATGGCCCGCGTCATTAGCGATTTCGCCGCCATGGCCGCCACCCCGCGCCATGCCCTCATCACGCTCATCGCCCCGCCGCAGACCGCGGTTAAAAGAGTGCTGGAGGTCTATGCCGGCCTGCGCGCCATGGCGGAATCCTTCGGCGTCAACATCGTCGGCGGGGAGACCTCCACCGGCAGCCAGCTCATCCTCACCGTCAGCATGACCGGCACCGCGCCTAACCAAAAGTGGGTTTCCAGAAACCGCGCCCGCGCAGGCGATGCCCTGTACGTCACCGGGCGGCTCGGCGGCTCCATCCGCGGCAGGCACCTGCGCTTTCACCCCCGCATGCAGGAGGCGCACTGGATCAGCCGCCACCTTCCCGTACACGCCATGATGGACATCAGCGATGGCCTGGCCAAAGACCTGCCCCGCCTCGCCGCCGCCAGCGGCCTCGGCTTCAGCGTGGACCTGCCATCCCTCCCCCGCAGCCCCGGCTGCACCCCGGAACAGGCCTGGGGCGATGGCGAAGACTACGAGCTCCTCCTCGCCATCTCCGCACGCACCCCCCGCAAGCAGCTCGCCGCCTGGCACACCGCCTTTCCTAAACTGCCCCTCACCCGCATCGGCACCCTCGTGGAAAAGCACGCAGCCCCCCTTGCCACCCCCGGCGGATGGGAGCACTTTCGTTAG
- a CDS encoding CPBP family intramembrane glutamic endopeptidase, which yields MDAPTAGVLRDITLLVWLALLIGIAAYKWVRQTRPESGWNWSGRVDARPYLSMDAIVVAAISILLLGGLQQAVPGSADAPAAEAAESIVELSAGSMFLNIMVQLMICAVLLFYLRGLRNLNPVEIFGLTQLRPAQIVGTALVFMLPTFFLVMGASAGINVWMQEFWPNLGQQDSVEAFRRSHDPLAKTLLVIAAVVIAPIVEETIFRGFIYGVIKRFTDSFFAALCSALLFAVVHFHMGSLIPLALLALIFCAAYERTGSLAVPMLMHGFFNGTSIALMLLFPDMK from the coding sequence ATGGATGCCCCCACTGCCGGAGTACTGCGCGATATCACCCTCCTGGTCTGGCTGGCCCTTTTGATCGGCATCGCCGCTTACAAATGGGTGCGCCAGACACGCCCGGAAAGCGGCTGGAACTGGAGCGGCCGTGTGGATGCCCGCCCTTACTTGAGCATGGATGCCATTGTCGTGGCCGCCATCTCCATCCTCCTCCTCGGCGGCCTCCAGCAGGCCGTGCCCGGCAGTGCAGATGCCCCCGCAGCGGAGGCAGCCGAGTCCATCGTGGAACTCAGCGCCGGCTCCATGTTTTTAAACATCATGGTCCAGCTCATGATCTGTGCCGTGCTGCTCTTTTACCTGCGCGGCCTGCGGAACCTGAACCCCGTGGAAATCTTCGGCCTCACCCAGCTCCGGCCCGCGCAGATCGTCGGCACCGCCCTCGTCTTCATGCTCCCCACCTTCTTTCTCGTCATGGGAGCCTCCGCAGGCATCAATGTCTGGATGCAGGAATTTTGGCCAAACCTGGGCCAGCAGGATTCCGTGGAGGCCTTCCGCCGCTCCCATGATCCCCTGGCCAAGACCCTCCTTGTCATCGCCGCCGTCGTCATCGCCCCCATTGTGGAGGAGACCATCTTTCGTGGCTTCATCTATGGCGTCATCAAACGTTTCACGGACAGCTTCTTTGCCGCCCTCTGCTCCGCCCTGCTCTTTGCCGTCGTCCACTTTCACATGGGCAGCCTCATCCCCCTGGCGCTCCTCGCGCTCATCTTTTGCGCCGCTTATGAGCGCACCGGCAGCCTCGCCGTCCCCATGCTCATGCATGGTTTTTTTAATGGCACCAGCATCGCCCTGATGCTGCTCTTTCCCGACATGAAGTGA
- the sppA gene encoding signal peptide peptidase SppA: protein MNRTVYGCLLVALAVFLLVSVSLNVVQLVALVGDQIPGMAAPKEKMTEKVQVEGTAGTSEKIVHLDLEGVISSMEAGGFLQSALPSVDILKNSLEQAVADDRVKAIVLRVNSPGGEVTASDIIYAAVKKAAEAKPVIVYMDSVAASGGYYVACGATKVIASETTLTASIGVIMASTNYHELYGKVGLSSQTFTSGAFKDTLSGSRPMREDEKAYVQGLVDTMYDRFLGIVSEARNVPKDVLRNTVADGRVVTGRQALEAKLVDQIGYIEDAYALARELGAAPDATVVKYQSVPNLFTALGLASAKATPPAKMELDLTGAMLPKLQPGMMYYLPGSFLH, encoded by the coding sequence ATGAATCGAACTGTCTATGGCTGTCTTCTCGTAGCGCTCGCCGTGTTTTTACTCGTCAGCGTCTCCCTCAATGTCGTTCAACTCGTCGCCCTCGTCGGTGACCAGATCCCCGGCATGGCCGCCCCCAAGGAAAAAATGACCGAAAAAGTCCAGGTCGAAGGCACCGCCGGCACCAGTGAAAAAATCGTCCATCTGGACCTCGAAGGCGTCATCAGTTCCATGGAGGCCGGCGGCTTTCTCCAGAGCGCCCTGCCCAGCGTGGACATCCTCAAAAACAGCCTGGAGCAGGCCGTCGCGGATGACCGCGTGAAGGCCATCGTCCTGCGGGTCAATTCCCCCGGCGGAGAGGTCACCGCCTCAGACATCATCTATGCCGCCGTGAAAAAAGCGGCCGAGGCAAAGCCCGTCATTGTTTACATGGACTCCGTCGCCGCCAGCGGAGGTTACTACGTCGCCTGCGGGGCCACCAAAGTCATCGCCAGCGAAACCACCCTCACCGCCAGCATCGGCGTCATCATGGCCTCCACCAATTACCATGAGCTCTACGGCAAGGTCGGCCTCAGCTCACAGACCTTCACCAGCGGTGCCTTCAAGGACACCCTCAGCGGCTCCCGCCCCATGCGTGAGGATGAAAAAGCCTATGTCCAAGGCCTCGTGGACACCATGTATGACCGCTTCCTCGGCATCGTCTCGGAGGCCCGCAACGTCCCCAAAGACGTGCTGAGAAACACCGTTGCCGATGGCCGCGTCGTCACCGGCAGGCAGGCCCTGGAGGCCAAATTGGTGGACCAGATCGGCTACATCGAAGACGCCTACGCCCTGGCCCGCGAGCTCGGTGCCGCGCCCGATGCCACCGTGGTGAAATACCAGTCCGTGCCCAATCTCTTCACCGCCCTGGGCCTGGCCTCCGCCAAAGCCACCCCGCCCGCCAAGATGGAGTTGGACCTCACCGGAGCCATGCTGCCAAAGCTGCAACCCGGCATGATGTACTACCTGCCCGGCTCCTTCCTGCACTGA